The Camelus ferus isolate YT-003-E chromosome 26, BCGSAC_Cfer_1.0, whole genome shotgun sequence nucleotide sequence CAAGAATTCAAAATATGAGGAAGTAGAAATCTGAATCTAGTTTTAGGGGCAGACCACTGCCCACAGTCCTGGTTCCTTACTGCTTCTAGTACTACCAGCTCACAGTTGTCATGTTTATCTTAATAAGCTGATATGTGTGGGAggcactgaagaaaaaaaaattgctcattCAGTGCCACATAATCTTCAGTTAAGTCCCCTATCTGTTTATTCATGGCAAGAGCAGAAAGTGGTTCAAGTAATTACTCACATCATCATCTACTTGACCAAGTAACCAGCCTATGGATATAAATAGGATATTTGCTTGTTCCAGCCCAGACTCAAGTGAAGCTGACCACTGGCCACAGGTACAATGGTGCAGacaagaaaattctaaaaagaatgagaagcCGATATCTTCTAATAGGGTTTTCAAAGCACCATGGGAATCTCATCATCAAAACACATACTTAGGCTCCAATATAAGTGCAGAAAGCTTTTcaacatcagaaattaacactttTTCTACAGAGTCCTTTTAGGGACATTTAGAAATGCCTGTCTCTTTAAAACTTGTGTGTGGATTCTGAAATACCATTGTATTAGATTCTCAAATGTACATTTATCATTTTGGGAAACTTGGAAAGTTTGTTCCTAAGTGCTGTCATATACAAACCAGACAAATATTTTCCCTTGGGATTCTTTTGAAAACTCTCATAACATTAGACCTTGACCTAAGAACTAGTGTCAAATTTATTTTCCCTGATGGATTCATTTATAGAAAGGCAAAGTTCAAACTTCAGCATTTGGCACTCAAATACAAAATTAGGGGAAGTTTTTTATTGGAGCACAAGACCAACAAATAATAGCAAGAACTCTaactttcttgtgtgtgtgtgctgattCTGTGGGATACTGAAAAAAGGTTAGTGGGGAGATAAAATtcattttctgggttttctaGAACAAAAGCATATTGGCCTGCAGTGTTATTTTAAACTTACACATGACAGGAATAGAACATACGTATAAATGTAAAACcgtttgctttttcaaaaagtgTATTATTTAAAGATCATTTGTCCTTACTGCTGAATTCAGAACTTGAACGTAATTTTTAGCTCCCTAAATGCTGAGCAATATTACACTGAAATTAGAAAGCAAtattacacattattttaaaaaattagaaaacacagaaaataagttATCCTTAATTTCACCACCCAGAAACAGTTTGGAATATTTCCTTTCTATATTCACCCCTCTCAAATTACAAGTATAGtgaaaagttaattttcttatctgtgtctttcttccacttagcatttctttggaatcattttcttatttccctcctttcttttctaaagCACAATCTATAATTGATAACAGTAGTCATATCTATAGAGGAGTACTAGGGTCTGAGGTGAGAAgaagattttcttatttcttctcttttgcacTATTTAACCCTTTAAACAATGTGCATGTATTACTTTTCAATATAGAAAATGAATGCATCCAAAACATCACCTTTATTGGCAGTGTAATTCCACATTATAGATGTACTTAAACATATTTTGATATTTACTATCCTTGATTATGTCTGTTTTTCCCAATGGTTTAGTATAATATGTAAAACTACAGTGAGTACCCTTAGCATACTACATGGTCCTCTATATCAGTTCCTTTGGCTGGATTCCTAGATCTAGAATTACTGGATCAATGaatgagaacatttaaaagaCGTTTATAGCTCTTTCTCTTCTGGTCCCAGGCAATTTGGGATCTCCTGGCTCCAGCGCAGACATGGCCAAGTCGAagaaccacaccacacacacccagTTCCGAAAATGGCACAGAAACGGCATCAAAAAACCCCCATCACAACAATACGAATCTCTTAAGGGGGTGGACCCCAAGTTCCTGAGGAACATGCTCTTTGCCAAGAAGCACAAGAAGGGCCTGAAGAAGATGCAGGCCAACAACACCAAGGCCACGAGTGCAAGTGCTGAGGCGATTAAGGCTCTCGTAAAGCCCAAGGAGGTCAAGCCCAAGATCCCAAAGGGCAACAGCCACAGGCTCAGTCGACTTGCCTACATTGCTCACCCCAAGCTCAGGAAATGTGCTCATGCCCACATCGCCAAGGATCTCAGGCTCTGTCAGCCAAAGGCCAAGGATAAGGCTCAGACCAAGGCCGCAGCttcagctgcagctgcagctgcagctcagGCTCAGGCTCCCAAAGGCACCCAGGCCCCGACAAAGGCTCCAGAGTAGAGGCTTTCATCTTCTGATGTAAGGATAGAAGGACTAGTGTGACCCCTGGGCTACTGTCTGCATGGGGCTCGTGTCTACCTGTGCTGTTTGTACAAATAAACCTGAGGCAGGATCTGTCAGTcaaaaataataactaacaaacaaacaaacaaataaataaaagacatttatatACTTGTGCAAATTGCTTCCTACTATATGGCACCAAAGTGCCGTTCTATCAGCAAAATACACCTCAGGTCACCTCACCTGTCCTCTCATTGCTCCACcatccaccttctctctctcaaaatgtAAGGAAGAGGATGAAGCAGTTGAGTTTCTGGATAATTGGGTCAAGCAAGTGTCTCGGGTCCTTGGATTAGATTTGCTTACTAAGAGGTGGGATTTCATTACCCACCCTTCAGTGTATGCAGATGTCTGTGTGTTGCACATGTACACATGCGCAGATGGGAAAGGATGCAGAGCGAAACCAATgctaagacaaaaaaaaaaaaatgcaagatgtGATCTCATCTCGCTGCCAGTCACCCTTCATTTGAAAGCCACACACCCTCTTTTCTGCCCGTCATATCACGTCAGAAGACATTCTGCTGGGTAAGTTCAAGGAATCTGTCTCATTGCTCACAttcacatcctcctcctcctctggatcttatttgcattcccaccagcaaaatACACCTGGACGCTTCTCACCACACCTCTTATTTCTTCACCCAAAAGCTAAGTGGACTTTTCTACTTAATCCCCCTATTCTTCCTAATggtgtaaaacaaacaaaagcccaaggATTTCTCTGGCCCACAAACCCTGTCATTTTGTGCTGCTAGCGAAGATGAAGTTGGGGGAACAACAAAGGATTAGATGTGGGATCTCAGCAAGACTGAGACAGGTACcaggtgaagaaaaaaaagatcacatcTTCCCAGGGCTCTAAAGTGGAGCCAAGAGTCTTCACCCAGAGTCAATGTCACTCCTCTATGTTTCCTCCTCATAGGGAAACATGAGCACATTCTCACCTTGAATTTTACAACACCTGGAGGACCAGGCAATCACCAACAGGCCATAGAATATGCTTTACAACCCATGGCATCAGTCTTtgtcagaaaagaaagatgaatctAAAGCTCCCCTGTGGAATAAGATCTGGGCTCCATGCGTGAGGTCACCGTGTGCCAGAAGATGAGAATTATCTGGAATCCCCCCTGGATCCATTTTACTCTCCTTCCTTATGTTTTCCAGGCAACAAAGGAGCACAGGTCAGAGAAACTcagcagaaaaggagaaaaatgagaatgggGTGGGAATGATACTATTCCCATCATCCATCTGAGGAAGCTGGGACATAGTgacgttaagtaacttgccaagtgTCACACAGTTAGGAAGGGGTTGAGCTGCAGTTCAGTCTTAAATCTGGATAATTCTAAAGTCTGGGTCACTCGACTCTACTCCATGTGCTGACCCTGTGAGCTAGGAAACAACATAATTTTTCACTTCAGCATAGAAGACAGAAGGAATGCTGTTAACTCACCGAGGAATGGCCTCGGTCTATTTTGTGGAGATTCTCACTGTTCCACATCCCTGAGCAACCTGAGATCCAAAGGGAATGATGTGAATGTGAGCAATGAGACAGAGTCCCTGAAATTACCCAGGAGGACATCCCCTGACTCAGCTGGTGCAAAAAGTGTGTTACTTTCAAATAAAGGGTGATAAGCAGCAAGATGAGCCCATAATGTCCGTCTCTATAACTGGCACTGGTCCCACTCTGCACCATCTCACCTACCTTCAAATGCGTGCATGTGTAACACAGAGAGAGTTAACCTCCCAGCAGTTTACACAGACTTCCACTTCCATCACATGTCACATTTCCTTTCCACACAAGCTGCGGCTTGCTGGTCCCCATTCCTgattcctttcctctttcactttCATAAAAAGGATGTCGAGAGCTTTAGCGGCACTGGCACAACTGAGCTAATGGGATACAATTAATGTGACTTTAGCAACATTAATTAGTTCAATGTTTAATATTAGTTGAAGTAGGAAATTCACAGCCATTCAAGTCATTGAATGGCAAATTTGGCCTGAATTATTCAGATAACACTTGGTTTCATTTTACTACAGAGGCTCAGGCACAGAACAAATGCAAGGGCTGATACatgcagagaagggaaggcatCTCCGGAAATGGGGTCAGAAAAATCTCTTCTGAGTCCTGACCCCACCCTGTGGAGTTCACCACCTCTCCTGGCCAGGAGAGCCAGAGGTCAGCAACAGTTTCATAAATAATCTTTCAGGAGACCACACACCACGAGAGAGTTAGAACTGCAGCATACCTGACTAAGTACTAACCATCCTTCCCAAGTCAGCCAGAATAGGGTTACCAACTTgccccagtttgcccaggacttcCCCGTTTAGTACTGACAGTCTTGCATCAGGGAAAACCTCTCAGCCTCAGGTAAACTGAGATGGTTGGTCATCTGAGCCAGGAAATGAGGGAGGAACAACAGGTCCTCCAGGGTTAtacctgcctccttccctctctatAAAAGTAGAGCAACCTGTGACCCTCATGGGGCCTTCTGCTTCCACCCAGCTGCATGGGGAGGGCACTTATGTCAATTGGGACAGAGAGTAAGGTGTCtaaatttacccatttaaattttgttatttctctgaaCTTAGATGTGTGCATGTATTCACATGTGCTTATGTGTGCATTAACATCCACGCACAAATAATACATCATCACtacagaaaaacttaaaataaatatgagacAAGAAGCGGATCAAAAGGATGCATaaccctatgacccagcagtaAGCACTTTGAGAATTTTCATATGTACCCTTGTAGATTATAACACAGTTATATAGATAGGTATATGTAATGGTAAGTCCGTTCCAGCAAACTATGGTAACCAAAAATGATGCTTTGAAGCTGTTGTTTCTGCAACAGTATGAATATTTACCCATGTCAACAAGTATACATTTACAATATCACTTTAAATGGCCACATAATATTCCACAATATGACTCAACCACATTGATTTAGTtaggacatttaagttgctttcaatttttcattgtTATAAACAGTGCTGAAACCAACATGCTTGTTGCTATATCACTGAATACAAATCCattcttattttcttagaataaattcttagaagtggAGTTGGTGGGTCAAAGAGATGGCATTGTTTTTAAGTCTTCAGATACATATTATAAACACTTCTTCCAGAAAGTTATCACACTAGCTGAGTGTAAGTATGGCTATTTCCCTCTTCCTCGAAGAGCCTAGGTTTGACTGCTGCGTGGTCTCTAACAGGTATCTTAGAAAATATAATCAGTGCCAAAAGAAGCACTAGACCATCTGCACAGCAATTATTGCATTTTTAGAACCAGAAAGACTCTCAGAGGTCATTTGGTCCCAGCCCATCATTTTCTGGGTGAGAAAACTAATGACCAGGGAGGAAGACACCTGACCCAGGATCAATGGTACCCAGTGCACAGTCTCTTAGGCATTCCCCTGGGGCTCACTTAGTGAGAGACCAGAAAGTGATCTGTGTGGCTGCTTCTTCCTCACATAGAAGGATCAAAGCAGAGTGGAATGAAGCATGGCCAAGTAAGAATCATCTACACTTAGTCTGAAGAGTTTTATTATCTTGGCAAATAATCTACTTGTCATTCTCTGCACTATCTGAACTCACTTTGTAAATCCACCATCCCCACTTTTTATTACTTGTGAAAATGCCCCAAcaacacagataaacaaatttgGATTTGGAAGAGAGCTGGAGCTATATTCCTGTTATTAGGGATAGAATTAGGCTTGGTCTGTTTGAGAGATTATTTGTCTTCtggatggacacacacacacacatacttttttttttaatagtttgatcAAATAAGATTCTGTTAATATTAAGCCCTAAGGAGCAAAGACTGCCATTGATAGAAGTTAGAAATAGCCAGCTAGTCTGTATTCCACAGACCACAGATAAACGGTAGAAGACCATTCCACATCATGGGAATCAATTCCAACAGCTATCCTTTGTGATAAATTAATGTCACACATTCCTGTTCAACTCTTGCTAACTCACCCTCTAACCTTTTCTTCATGATAgaagacttaaatttttaaaaaatgttattaatatctCAAAATGTATGTTGTCCTATCCAAGGTACATGTTAAATACTGATAATAAAACATTGAGATTCCAGTTTTAAAGAGCTCAGAAAAATACCTGCACATAGCAAGCACTCTATGCATATTagaccaaattttaaaatatggtaacaAGCATTCAAAAATCTGTGGCTTGTAAGAGGATTGAAGGACATGGGGAAGTGAGCTGAACACCTAGTCCTGCCAGAATGGGGAGGGCTCCCTCTAAGTTTTATGGACTCATTATTTAGCATGAACCGAAATCAGAagtcagcaaattttttttgtaaagggccaggtagtaaatattttaggcttcatCAGCCTCTGTCACCACCACTCAAACCTGtcattgtagcacaaaagcagagacaatacataaatgattggggctgtgttccaataaaactttattgacaaaatcACAGGGTGACCAGGATTTGGTCCTCAGGCTGCCATTGGTGACTGACCCCAGATTTAAATCATCTAGAgcttgtgaaaacacagatttCCAGACTCCTCCCACCACTTTCCATTCATCAAGGTTTCTGATTCACGAGGTCTTGGAAATGGGCCCAAGCATTTGAATTCACAAGTCTCTAagtgatgctgctgctgttggTTGGAGGCCATGCTCTGAGCACCTTTGCTCTAGGATAGTCCCATAAGCCTataatgctcaataaattattaaactCACACGAAtcatcacatttttcttctgagcAACTTAAGTGCTCATGTGTGCTTTTCCTCTCTTGCCTCTTTGGAAGGTAAGTACTATTAGCTTTCCGATCAGTTAAGCTATCAAGTTAAAGTCAATGGACTCTTCTCTAGCTAGTGTATGAGGATGTTTTAAGGTATGTTAGAGTGCTCAGACTCATTGCAAAAGCTGGAGGAACATGTTCTCAGATCAGCTCCCAGGAACAGCTTCTAGAGTGACACTGCAGAGTGGGCCTGATGGCACACAGTCTTGCATCCTCCTGTAGCTCAAGTCCTAGCCAAAGTCTTATGCCTGGTGGGTCTCAATTTCAGACCTCAAGTCCTGTGTATGAGCCGTGGGGGCAAGGGAGGCTAGAAAAGGTAGATCTGAGATTTTATATTGGGAACGCTAACAcctagaaaactataaaaacacaGAACAGTGTTCAGAAGATTTTGGGGTAAATACTACCCATACAATTCCATTACTGGGAAAGAAAAGGTACAGCAAGGAACAGAAAGTTATAGAGCAATAAAGCTCCAGCTCTCttggatttgtttcaaaataatggGGTCAGGATGGACAGAATAGGGGGGCTATAGATGAGGCAGCATTGATTATGAGGTGAAAGCTATTgaggctgggtgatgggtacatggaTGTTCAtggttctgttcttttttctttactgtcagtttgaaatttttcataataaaaaaataaaatttaaaaaggcatcaaaaaaaaaaaaaaaaaagaatggagttaAGTAACGATTTCTGAACCCTTGATGGCAGGCTCTCTCCAAAGAGCATATATGCTGCAATAAAAGACCCTTGGATGGGAGTTATTTTCATAGCACAATCATTGTTTTAACAACAttcccaaaaggaaaaaataggtgACT carries:
- the LOC102520262 gene encoding 60S ribosomal protein L29-like, whose amino-acid sequence is MAKSKNHTTHTQFRKWHRNGIKKPPSQQYESLKGVDPKFLRNMLFAKKHKKGLKKMQANNTKATSASAEAIKALVKPKEVKPKIPKGNSHRLSRLAYIAHPKLRKCAHAHIAKDLRLCQPKAKDKAQTKAAASAAAAAAAQAQAPKGTQAPTKAPE